In a single window of the Pontibacter russatus genome:
- the mtaB gene encoding tRNA (N(6)-L-threonylcarbamoyladenosine(37)-C(2))-methylthiotransferase MtaB: MKKVAFYTLGCKLNYSETSTIGRIFQERGFEKVEFTETPDIYVINTCSVTDNADKKCRKIVKEALKHSPDAFITILGCYAQLKPKEISEIPGVDAVLGAAEKFQLVDILQTFEKKDKAAIYASPISEANTFHNSYSFGDRTRTFLKVQDGCDYSCSFCTIPLARGGSRSSSIASVVESANEIAASGVKEIVLTGVNTGDFGLQNGERVENFYELVQALDQVEGIDRFRISSIEPNLLKDEIIAFVAQSNRFMPHFHVPLQSGSNKILKLMRRRYQRELYADRVSAIKSLMPHCCIGVDVIVGFPGETEEDFLETYNFLNGLDVSYLHVFPYSERENTLAPAMPGKVSIKDRNRRADMLRILSEKKKRHFYEQNIGREFTVLFEDDVKDGVMEGWTENYIRVAAKYDPVLVNETKHVRLTHLSASGLMEAEETYQELLRH; the protein is encoded by the coding sequence ATGAAGAAAGTTGCATTCTACACCCTGGGTTGTAAGCTAAACTACTCCGAGACCAGCACCATCGGGCGCATTTTCCAGGAGCGCGGTTTTGAGAAGGTGGAGTTTACTGAGACGCCGGACATCTATGTGATCAACACCTGCTCGGTGACCGACAACGCCGACAAGAAATGCCGTAAAATTGTGAAGGAGGCCCTGAAGCATTCCCCCGACGCCTTCATCACCATTCTGGGCTGCTACGCGCAGCTCAAGCCGAAGGAAATCTCCGAAATTCCGGGGGTGGACGCGGTGCTGGGGGCAGCCGAGAAGTTTCAGTTGGTCGACATCCTGCAGACGTTTGAAAAGAAAGACAAGGCGGCCATATATGCCAGCCCCATTTCAGAGGCAAACACCTTCCACAACTCCTACTCCTTCGGCGACCGTACCCGCACCTTTCTGAAAGTGCAGGACGGCTGTGACTACTCCTGCTCATTCTGCACCATTCCGCTGGCCCGCGGCGGCAGCCGCTCCAGCAGCATTGCCAGTGTGGTGGAGTCGGCTAATGAGATTGCGGCCTCGGGCGTGAAGGAGATTGTGCTGACGGGGGTGAACACCGGCGACTTTGGTCTGCAGAACGGAGAACGGGTGGAGAATTTTTACGAGTTGGTGCAGGCGCTGGACCAGGTGGAGGGCATCGACCGTTTCCGCATCTCTTCTATCGAGCCGAACCTGCTGAAAGACGAGATTATCGCTTTTGTGGCGCAGAGCAACCGCTTTATGCCGCATTTCCATGTGCCGCTGCAGTCCGGCTCCAACAAAATCCTGAAGCTGATGCGCCGCCGCTACCAGCGCGAGCTATATGCCGACCGGGTATCGGCGATAAAATCGCTGATGCCCCACTGCTGCATCGGGGTGGACGTGATTGTCGGCTTCCCTGGGGAGACGGAGGAAGATTTTCTGGAGACCTATAATTTCCTGAACGGGCTGGATGTGAGTTATCTGCACGTGTTTCCCTACTCCGAGCGCGAAAACACGCTGGCGCCCGCCATGCCGGGCAAAGTGAGCATCAAAGACCGCAACCGCCGCGCCGACATGCTCCGCATCCTCTCTGAGAAAAAGAAGCGCCATTTTTACGAGCAGAACATCGGGCGCGAGTTTACGGTGCTCTTCGAGGACGATGTGAAAGACGGCGTGATGGAGGGCTGGACCGAGAACTATATACGCGTGGCAGCCAAGTACGACCCTGTGCTGGTAAACGAAACCAAGCACGTGCGCCTCACCCACCTGTCCGCCAGCGGGCTGATGGAAGCGGAAGAAACTTACCAGGAACTGCTCAGGCATTAG
- a CDS encoding LTA synthase family protein has protein sequence MKNKLYYQPLYFIFWVLYFVAARAVFLIYHLDKTSDLTTSDTWSVFLFGLRLDASATAYLCLLPFLALLLSALWPRLRLSGFVRVYTYIMLVLLSLLLSADLELYTYWGFRLDATPLQYLNTPAEMAASAAAAPIFLLLFVTLCITTAFILLYRWLFDFRRFVLKQNKWLYAGLSLWYLAFLILPLRGGWQQIPINQSVAYFSSKPFANHAGLNMPWNLVNAVLKQNKIKEDLYGYMPPAEAVRRVQALYAAVDTSASKQVVVAERPNVLFIILESYTAKFIGSLGGEEGVTPHLDSLAAEGISFTNLYASGDRSEKGMVALLSGYPVQTTTSIIKYPQKTEKLPQLSTVLQQQGYSTSFYYGGELEFANIRSYLTNGGYDRLIAKDDFAPETYNSKWGAHDHVLFGRVLQDLEQEKQPFFSTVYTLSSHEPYEIPVAPRFAGEDDETKFRNSVYYTDWALGRFIAQAKQQPWWENTLVVITADHGHPLPGNDPNFAPSKFHIPLILTGGAIPESDTVSTIASQTDIAATLLALLNLSHQNFKWSRNLFAPTSSPFAFYVFNDGFGYITPNGAFTFDNVGKQIISRDAGVTEEQVLNGKAYMQRSFEDFVQK, from the coding sequence GTGAAAAATAAGCTTTACTACCAGCCCCTGTACTTTATTTTCTGGGTGCTGTATTTTGTGGCAGCCAGGGCCGTCTTCCTGATTTACCACCTCGACAAAACTTCCGATCTCACCACCTCCGACACCTGGAGCGTGTTTTTGTTCGGGCTGCGGCTCGATGCCTCCGCCACGGCCTACCTCTGCCTGCTCCCCTTCCTGGCGCTGCTGCTTTCCGCGCTGTGGCCCCGGCTACGGTTGTCGGGCTTTGTGCGGGTATATACCTATATCATGCTGGTGCTGCTTTCGCTGCTGCTGTCCGCTGACCTGGAACTTTACACCTACTGGGGCTTCCGGCTGGACGCCACTCCCCTGCAGTACCTGAACACCCCGGCCGAGATGGCCGCCTCGGCTGCCGCCGCCCCTATCTTTCTTCTCTTGTTCGTCACGCTGTGTATCACAACAGCTTTTATCCTGCTCTATCGCTGGCTGTTCGACTTCAGGCGATTTGTTCTGAAGCAAAATAAGTGGCTTTATGCCGGGCTGAGCCTGTGGTACCTGGCCTTCTTGATACTGCCCCTGCGCGGTGGCTGGCAGCAAATCCCGATTAATCAAAGTGTCGCCTACTTCTCCAGCAAGCCCTTCGCCAACCATGCCGGGCTTAACATGCCCTGGAACCTGGTGAACGCCGTGCTGAAGCAAAACAAGATAAAGGAAGACCTCTACGGCTATATGCCGCCGGCAGAGGCAGTGCGGCGCGTGCAGGCGCTGTATGCTGCCGTAGACACCAGCGCGTCTAAACAGGTGGTTGTGGCAGAGCGGCCCAATGTGCTGTTTATCATCCTGGAAAGCTACACCGCCAAGTTCATCGGAAGCCTGGGGGGCGAGGAAGGCGTGACTCCCCACTTAGACAGCCTTGCGGCGGAGGGGATCAGCTTCACCAACCTGTACGCCAGCGGCGACCGCAGTGAAAAAGGCATGGTGGCGCTGCTGAGCGGCTACCCGGTGCAGACAACTACTTCTATTATTAAGTACCCCCAGAAGACGGAGAAGCTGCCGCAGTTGAGTACCGTATTGCAGCAACAGGGCTACAGTACCAGCTTTTATTATGGCGGCGAGTTGGAGTTCGCCAACATCCGCTCTTACCTCACCAACGGCGGCTACGACCGCCTGATAGCGAAAGACGACTTCGCCCCGGAAACCTATAACTCGAAGTGGGGGGCGCACGACCATGTGCTGTTCGGGCGGGTGCTGCAGGACCTGGAGCAGGAAAAGCAGCCCTTCTTCAGCACGGTATATACCCTGAGCAGTCATGAGCCATATGAAATTCCTGTTGCGCCCAGGTTTGCCGGGGAGGATGACGAGACCAAGTTCCGGAACAGCGTCTACTACACCGACTGGGCTTTGGGTAGATTCATCGCGCAGGCGAAGCAACAGCCCTGGTGGGAGAATACGCTGGTGGTGATTACGGCCGACCACGGGCACCCTCTGCCAGGGAACGACCCCAATTTCGCACCTTCAAAGTTCCATATCCCCCTCATCCTCACGGGCGGGGCCATCCCGGAAAGTGACACCGTCAGCACCATCGCTTCTCAGACGGATATAGCCGCCACGCTGCTGGCCCTGCTCAACCTGTCGCACCAGAACTTCAAGTGGAGCCGCAACCTGTTTGCCCCTACCTCCTCTCCTTTCGCCTTTTATGTGTTCAACGACGGCTTCGGCTACATCACGCCAAATGGTGCTTTCACGTTCGACAATGTGGGGAAACAGATCATCTCCCGCGATGCCGGAGTAACAGAAGAACAGGTGCTGAACGGGAAAGCCTATATGCAGCGCTCCTTTGAAGACTTCGTGCAGAAGTGA
- a CDS encoding glutamine synthetase III family protein, with translation MATLRFKALDLVNQRKTGEVTFPSHNISSYYGENVFGFDAMRATMSSDNFKRLRRIIDAGDKVDRHLADAVAAAMKSWAMGKGATHYTHWFQPLTGTTAEKHDSFFDLSSDGAAIEAFKGSALVQQEPDASSFPNGGIRNTFEARGYTAWDPSSPAFIIEGLNSKTLCIPTIFVSYTGEALDFKTPLLKSLKFLNDAAVPVCQYFDKDVYKVSTTLGIEQEYFLVDKALFAARPDLVMTGRTLFGHAPAKGQQLEDHYFGAIPSRVHAFMVDFEKTAHRLGIPLRTRHNEVAPGQFECAPTFEDASLATDHNQLLMDIMGRVADRHEFKVLLHEKPFKGVNGSGKHNNWAMSTSTGVNLLSPGKKPKENLQFLTFFINTIKAVHKHADLLRASIASASNDHRLGANEAPPAIMSVFVGQQLSAVLDELERTAKLPMEKGDNMYLKLGIDRIPEVLLDNTDRNRTSPFAFTGNKFEFRAVGSSANVSNPVTVLNTIVADQLLDFRKVVDELIDGQGMKKELAIIQVLREYVVESKAIRFEGNGYSQEWEEEAEKRGLSNVKATPRALDIYGNEEAIDLFRRNGILTEVELNARHEILLEEYIKKIQIEARVLGDLAMNHVIPTAIAYQSKLINNVRGLKELGLEDEYTQSTMESIKKMSHHITTIQRNVVEMINERKVANKIEEARERAIYYQEKVFSYFDTIRYSVDKLELMVDDEDWPLVKYRELMFNK, from the coding sequence ATGGCAACATTACGATTCAAGGCCCTGGACCTGGTGAACCAGCGCAAAACAGGTGAGGTAACTTTTCCCTCCCACAACATTTCCAGTTATTATGGCGAGAACGTGTTTGGCTTCGATGCGATGAGAGCCACCATGTCGTCTGATAATTTCAAGCGCCTGCGCCGTATCATTGATGCCGGTGATAAAGTAGATCGCCACCTGGCGGATGCCGTGGCCGCTGCCATGAAATCGTGGGCCATGGGCAAGGGCGCCACCCATTACACCCACTGGTTCCAGCCGTTGACGGGCACCACTGCCGAGAAACACGACTCCTTCTTCGACCTCTCCTCCGACGGGGCTGCCATAGAGGCTTTCAAGGGGAGCGCGCTGGTTCAGCAGGAGCCGGATGCCTCTTCGTTCCCGAACGGCGGAATCCGCAACACGTTCGAGGCCCGCGGCTACACGGCCTGGGACCCTTCTTCCCCCGCTTTCATCATCGAGGGGCTTAACTCCAAGACGCTGTGTATTCCTACTATCTTCGTCTCCTATACCGGCGAGGCCCTAGATTTCAAAACCCCATTACTGAAGTCTCTGAAGTTTCTGAACGATGCGGCGGTGCCGGTTTGCCAGTACTTCGATAAAGACGTATATAAGGTAAGCACCACGCTGGGCATTGAGCAGGAGTATTTCCTGGTTGACAAGGCGCTGTTTGCGGCGCGCCCCGACCTGGTGATGACCGGCCGCACCCTGTTCGGGCATGCGCCTGCCAAAGGGCAGCAGTTGGAGGACCATTACTTCGGCGCCATCCCCAGCCGGGTACACGCCTTTATGGTTGACTTCGAGAAAACAGCCCACCGCCTGGGCATACCGCTGCGCACGCGCCACAACGAGGTGGCCCCCGGCCAGTTTGAGTGCGCCCCCACCTTTGAGGACGCCAGCCTCGCCACCGACCACAACCAGTTGCTGATGGACATTATGGGCCGTGTGGCAGACCGCCATGAGTTTAAAGTGCTGCTCCATGAGAAGCCTTTCAAAGGCGTGAATGGCAGCGGGAAGCACAACAACTGGGCGATGAGCACGAGCACAGGCGTAAACCTGCTGTCTCCGGGCAAAAAGCCGAAAGAGAACCTGCAGTTCCTGACCTTCTTCATCAACACCATCAAGGCTGTTCACAAGCACGCCGACCTGCTGCGGGCCAGCATCGCCTCGGCCAGCAACGACCACCGCCTGGGCGCCAACGAGGCTCCTCCGGCCATTATGTCTGTTTTCGTGGGGCAGCAGCTTTCAGCCGTTTTGGATGAGCTGGAGCGCACGGCCAAATTACCGATGGAGAAGGGCGATAACATGTACCTGAAACTGGGCATCGACCGGATTCCGGAAGTGCTCCTGGATAACACCGACCGTAACCGCACATCGCCGTTTGCCTTCACGGGCAATAAATTCGAGTTCCGCGCCGTGGGTTCGTCTGCCAACGTATCGAACCCGGTGACGGTGCTGAACACGATTGTGGCGGACCAGCTCCTCGACTTCAGAAAAGTGGTGGATGAACTGATAGACGGGCAGGGGATGAAGAAAGAACTGGCTATCATTCAGGTGCTGCGGGAGTACGTGGTGGAGTCTAAGGCAATTCGCTTCGAAGGCAACGGCTACTCGCAGGAGTGGGAAGAGGAGGCTGAGAAGCGCGGTTTATCGAACGTGAAAGCGACGCCGCGCGCCTTGGATATATATGGCAATGAAGAAGCAATAGACCTGTTCAGAAGAAACGGCATCCTGACGGAGGTGGAACTGAACGCCCGCCATGAGATTCTGCTGGAGGAGTATATCAAAAAGATACAGATAGAGGCGCGCGTGCTCGGCGACCTGGCCATGAACCACGTCATCCCGACGGCTATTGCTTACCAGAGCAAGCTGATCAACAACGTGCGCGGCCTCAAGGAGCTGGGCCTGGAGGATGAGTACACGCAATCCACCATGGAATCCATCAAGAAGATGTCGCATCACATCACCACGATCCAAAGAAACGTGGTGGAGATGATAAATGAGCGTAAAGTGGCCAACAAGATAGAGGAGGCCCGTGAGCGCGCTATCTACTACCAGGAAAAAGTTTTCTCCTACTTCGACACGATCCGTTACAGCGTGGACAAGCTGGAACTGATGGTGGATGACGAAGACTGGCCGCTGGTGAAGTACCGCGAGCTCATGTTCAACAAGTAA
- the ispG gene encoding (E)-4-hydroxy-3-methylbut-2-enyl-diphosphate synthase, with amino-acid sequence MNKTYCPSLTTYQRRKTRVVNIGGLPLGGDYPIRVQSMTTVDTMDTLGSVEQCIRMIEAGCEYIRITAPSIKEAENLRNIKAELARRGYRVPLIADIHFTPNAAEVAARIVEKVRVNPGNYADKKKFEVIEYNDTTYQAELDRIRERFVPLVRICKEHGTAMRIGTNHGSLSDRILSRYGDTPLGMVESALEFLRICEDEQYYDIVISMKASNTQVMVQAYRLLVQKLEEEGLQPYPLHLGVTEAGEAEDGRIKSAVGIGTLLEDGLGDTVRVSLTEAPEAEAPVAKALIDRYTHRAEKAQPMKPVCNVPINPFQYHRRETAEVENIGGQNVPRVVADLSRLSDIKYADLKCVGHLYSMLLDKFNMNDLGADYIYTGDHPITFMLPNGLKEIVNYIPWQLAEQQKDRHPLLTAKQYLSATALHPVLNFVEASIGDLSDELVQRLKQDTSVVLLLQTSNEHAMPELRKCFFRLMNNGVQTPCIIKRAYGQLSPDEVQLYAATDVGGLLIDGLGDGVFLSTELLPEQDKADWVYTIEQLNNLSFGILQAARTRMSKTEYISCPSCGRTLFDLQETTAMIRKRTDHLKGVKIGIMGCIVNGPGEMADADYGYVGVGKDKIALYRGQKVIKKAVPADRAVDELINLIREDDRWIEPVRLEE; translated from the coding sequence ATGAACAAAACCTATTGCCCCAGCCTTACAACGTACCAGCGCCGCAAAACGCGCGTGGTCAACATCGGCGGCCTGCCCCTGGGCGGCGATTACCCCATCCGGGTGCAGTCGATGACGACCGTGGACACCATGGATACCCTTGGCTCGGTGGAGCAGTGCATCCGCATGATTGAGGCGGGCTGCGAGTATATACGCATCACGGCCCCGAGCATCAAAGAGGCCGAGAACCTCCGCAACATCAAGGCGGAGCTGGCCAGGCGCGGGTACAGGGTGCCGCTTATCGCTGACATCCACTTCACCCCGAATGCTGCCGAAGTGGCGGCTCGCATTGTGGAGAAGGTGCGCGTGAACCCCGGCAACTATGCCGATAAGAAGAAGTTTGAAGTAATCGAGTACAACGATACCACGTACCAGGCCGAGCTGGACCGCATCCGGGAGCGCTTTGTGCCGCTGGTGCGCATCTGCAAAGAGCACGGCACCGCCATGCGCATCGGCACCAACCACGGCTCGCTCTCCGACCGCATCCTGAGCCGCTACGGCGACACGCCCTTGGGCATGGTGGAGAGCGCCCTGGAGTTTCTGCGCATCTGCGAGGACGAGCAATATTATGATATCGTCATTTCCATGAAAGCCTCCAACACACAGGTAATGGTGCAGGCCTACCGCCTGCTGGTGCAAAAGCTGGAGGAGGAGGGCCTGCAGCCCTACCCGCTGCACTTGGGCGTGACGGAGGCGGGCGAGGCCGAGGACGGTCGTATCAAATCGGCGGTAGGCATCGGCACTCTGCTGGAAGATGGATTAGGCGACACCGTGCGCGTGTCGCTGACGGAGGCCCCGGAGGCAGAAGCGCCTGTGGCTAAAGCCCTGATTGACCGCTATACCCACCGTGCGGAGAAGGCGCAGCCGATGAAGCCCGTCTGCAACGTTCCGATTAACCCGTTTCAGTACCACCGCCGCGAAACGGCCGAGGTCGAAAATATAGGCGGCCAGAACGTGCCGCGTGTCGTAGCGGATCTGAGCCGGCTGAGCGATATAAAGTATGCTGACCTGAAATGCGTGGGGCACCTGTACTCCATGCTGCTCGACAAGTTCAACATGAACGACCTCGGCGCTGACTATATCTATACCGGCGACCATCCCATCACCTTTATGCTGCCGAACGGGCTGAAGGAGATCGTGAACTATATACCCTGGCAGCTGGCGGAGCAGCAGAAAGACCGCCATCCCTTGCTCACGGCGAAGCAATACCTCTCTGCTACGGCACTGCACCCGGTCCTGAACTTTGTGGAGGCCTCCATCGGGGATTTGTCTGACGAGCTGGTCCAGCGCCTGAAGCAGGACACGTCGGTGGTGCTGCTGCTGCAAACAAGCAACGAGCACGCCATGCCTGAGTTACGCAAGTGTTTCTTCCGGCTGATGAACAACGGCGTGCAGACGCCCTGCATCATCAAACGGGCCTATGGCCAGCTCTCACCGGATGAGGTGCAGCTGTATGCCGCCACCGACGTAGGCGGCTTGCTGATAGACGGACTGGGAGACGGGGTGTTCCTGAGTACGGAGCTGTTGCCGGAGCAGGACAAGGCAGACTGGGTATATACCATTGAGCAGCTGAACAACCTGAGCTTCGGCATACTGCAGGCGGCCCGCACGCGCATGAGCAAAACGGAATACATCAGTTGCCCCAGCTGTGGCCGCACACTCTTCGATCTGCAGGAAACGACGGCGATGATCCGGAAGCGCACCGACCACCTGAAAGGCGTGAAGATCGGCATCATGGGCTGCATCGTGAACGGCCCTGGCGAGATGGCCGACGCCGACTATGGCTACGTGGGCGTGGGCAAGGACAAAATTGCGCTGTACCGCGGCCAGAAGGTGATCAAGAAGGCAGTGCCAGCCGACCGTGCCGTGGATGAGCTTATTAACCTTATCCGCGAGGACGACAGATGGATCGAGCCGGTGCGACTGGAGGAGTAG
- a CDS encoding DUF6728 family protein, whose amino-acid sequence MKGLFDFSEVLTYFFRKKDPNRRTNFNLRTMHTINKISMLMFLAGVVYFIIKHL is encoded by the coding sequence ATGAAAGGCCTATTCGATTTTTCTGAGGTGCTCACCTACTTCTTCCGCAAAAAAGACCCTAACCGAAGGACGAACTTCAACCTGCGCACCATGCACACCATCAATAAGATATCAATGCTGATGTTTCTGGCCGGGGTGGTGTATTTCATCATCAAGCACTTGTAA
- a CDS encoding MmcQ/YjbR family DNA-binding protein produces MNIEDFRAHCLSKPGVTEELPFGPDTLVFKVAGKMFALCSISDYGSGVALKCDPEQAVEFREKYPQVKPGYHLSKVHWNTVLPEAGLPDPFLQQWIDDSYRLVTAKLTRKQRQAIGGSC; encoded by the coding sequence GTGAACATTGAGGATTTCAGGGCTCACTGCCTGTCTAAGCCTGGCGTGACCGAGGAACTGCCTTTTGGGCCCGACACGCTGGTGTTTAAGGTAGCCGGAAAGATGTTTGCCCTTTGCAGCATCTCTGACTATGGCAGCGGCGTTGCCCTGAAGTGCGATCCGGAGCAGGCGGTAGAGTTTCGCGAAAAATACCCGCAGGTAAAGCCCGGATACCATTTGAGCAAAGTTCATTGGAACACCGTGCTTCCCGAAGCGGGGCTGCCTGATCCTTTTCTGCAACAATGGATAGATGACTCTTACAGATTGGTTACAGCCAAACTCACCCGGAAGCAGCGCCAGGCCATCGGCGGCTCCTGCTAA
- a CDS encoding MarR family winged helix-turn-helix transcriptional regulator, with amino-acid sequence MSILYTYGFLSNGYENFFRKHGLTTQQYNALRILRDQYPKPVSTSFLREKMLDKMSDASRLVSRLGVKGLVKVSQNASDKRLVNIVISEEGRRIINEIDGNLHQLDALVQGITEEEAEKLVELLYKVRESLRNVNDRISSAEQVSA; translated from the coding sequence ATGAGCATTCTGTATACTTATGGATTCCTTTCGAACGGCTACGAGAATTTTTTCAGGAAGCACGGCCTGACCACACAGCAATACAACGCCCTGCGCATCCTGCGCGATCAGTACCCTAAACCAGTCTCCACCTCTTTTCTGCGCGAAAAAATGCTGGACAAGATGTCGGACGCATCGCGTTTGGTGAGCAGGCTGGGCGTGAAGGGGCTTGTGAAAGTTAGCCAAAACGCCTCAGACAAACGCCTTGTGAACATTGTGATATCAGAGGAGGGCCGCAGGATTATCAACGAGATTGACGGGAACCTGCATCAGCTCGACGCGCTGGTACAGGGAATCACGGAAGAAGAAGCTGAGAAACTGGTGGAACTGCTGTACAAGGTAAGGGAGTCATTGCGGAATGTGAATGACAGGATCTCATCAGCGGAGCAGGTAAGCGCCTAA